In Fibrobacter sp. UWP2, the sequence TTCGCAAGCACCGGCAACAGGTAGCGCCCGGTCTCGCTCTTTTTGCAGCGGGCAATTTGCTCCGGCGTACCCTTCGCAATCACGCGTCCGCCGTGTTCGCCCGCATCGGGCCCCAGATCTATAATCCAGTCGGCGCACTTGATCACATCCAGGTTGTGTTCAATAACCACCACGCTGTTGCCTAGGCTGCGCAAGCGGTTCAAGCAATCCAAAAGCTTGCGGATGTCCTCAAAGTGGAGACCCGTAGTGGGCTCGTCAAGCAGGTAAAGTGTTTTGCCCGTACCCGGGCGGCGGAGTTCCGAGGCAATTTTCACGCGCTGCGCTTCACCGCCGCTCAAAGTTGTCGAGGGTTGTCCCAGCCGTAAATAGCCGAGCCCCACCTCTTCGAGCAATTTCAACGGTTCCGCGATTTTTGGCTGGTCCTTAAAGAACTCACTCGCCTCGCTAATGCTCAAATCCAAAATCTCGGAAATGTTCTTGCCCTTAAAATAAATCTCGCGAGTCGCATCGTTAAATCGCTTGCCGTCGCAAACGTCGCAAGTCACCTGTACGCTCGGCAAAATGTGCATGTCCACGACTTTGACGCCCGCACCCTCGCAGGCGTCGCAGCGGCCACCCTTCACGTTAAAGCTAAAACGGCTCTTGGTATAGCCGCGGATCTTGCTCTCGGGCAGGTTCCCAAACAAGTCGCGAATGTCGTCCCAAATCTTGGTGTAGGTCGCCGGATTACTGCGCGGCGTGCGGCCAATGGGCGTCTGGTCGATTTCAATCACCTTGTCGATGTTCTCAAGCCCTTCCAGGTGGTCGAACTTGCCCACCGGTTCCTCGGAATTGTAGAACACGCGCGCCAGTTCACGGCGCAAAATCTGGTTCACGAGCGTACTCTTGCCGCTCCCGCTCACGCCGGTCACCACGGTGAACGCGCCGCCTAGCGGGATTTCAACATCGATATTCTTGAGGTTGTTCTCGCAGGCACCGCAAATCTTGAGCTTGGGCGTGTTCTTGTCGATCTTCATGCGCTTTTGCGGCACCTCAATCGCCTTGCGCCCGCTCAAGTAGGCTCCCGTCAGGCTCGACTTGTTCTTCTCAAGTTCCTCGACCGTGCCCGCCGCAATCACACGGCCGCCCTCAACACCCGCCCCCGGGCCCACATCGACCACGTAGTCGGCGTGCCGCATGGTGTCTTCGTCATGCTCCACAATAATGAGGCTGTTGCCCTGTGCCCGCAAGTGTTCAAGCATCTCGAGCAGTTTGTCGTTGTCGCGCGGGTGCAAGCCTATGCTCGGTTCGTCCATCACGTAGAGCACGCCCTGGAGACCCGCGCCCACTGCACTCGCAAGGCGGATGCGCTGCGCCTCGCCGCCGCTCAGCGTAGAAGACTTACGGCTAATGTTCAGGTAGCCAAGCCCCACCGTTTGCAAAAAGCTCAAACGCCCGCGAATCTCCTTGAAAATTTCCTTGCCAATACGCTGTTCGCGGTCAGAGAGCTTAAGGTTGTTGAAGAACTCCACAGACTTTTCTACAGACCACGACGTCATCTCGGTCAAATTCACCCCGTGGAACGTGACCGCGTTCGCAATGCGGTTCACGCGCGTGCCGTGGCATTCCGGGCACACGCCAATCTGCATGTACTTGCGAAAATGGAAAATATGCCACATGTCCCACAGCCCCTGCATCACCGTCATCACACCGGTCTCGGATTCGCTCGGTGTCCCGTACAAAAAGGCGTGGCGTTGTTTTTCGGTAAGCTTGTTCCACGGCGTGTCGAGGCTGCAGTGCATCTCATTGGCGATGGTGCGGAAGTTCCGCCACCCAAAGTCGCTAAAGATAATGTTGCCGTCGTCCTTCTTTTGGGTGGCAAAGCAACCCTGCTTAATGGACTTGCTCTTGTCGGGAATCACCAGGTCCAAATCGAACTTGCAACTCTCGCCAAGGCCCATACAAACCGGACAACGCCCCTTGGGGTCGTTAAAACTAAAGAAACGCGGTTCCAACTCGGGGATGGAGATTCCGCACTTGGGGCAAGCCAATTCCGTGCCCTGCAGGCGGTATTCCTCGGCAGCCTTTTTCCCCGAAGAAGCCTCGGCGGCAAACAAAAAGCTCACCAGTTTGCCATCCGTCAGTTTGAGCGCCCCTTCGAGCGCCTCGCGCAGGCGGCTCATGTTCTTGCGCTCCAGAGTCAATCGGTCAATGACCGCCTCAATGGTGTGCTTTTCGTAACGCACCAGGGCGGGGACCTCCTCAAGGCGGTAAATGACGCCATCAACGCGGGCGCGTACAAATCCTTTTTCCTTGAGTTCGGCAAGTTCCTTGCGGTATTCGCCCTTGCGCTCTTGCACAATCGGCGCCATCACCGTAATTTGACGACCCTCGTCGCCCGCATAAAGGTTGTCCACAATCTGGTCCACCGTCTGCGCCTGGATAACGCGACCGCAGTCCGGGCAGTGCGGCACGCCCAAGCGCGCAAACAGCAGGCGGTAATGGTCCAGAATCTCCACCACCGTCCCCACCGTTGAGCGCGGGTTCCTGTTCACCGTCTTCTGGTCAATCGAAATCGTCGGCGAAATCCCGCGAACGCTCTCCACGTCGGGGTGCTTCATGCGGCCAATGAACTGGCGCGCGTATGCCGAGAGCGACTCCACAAAACGCCGTTGCCCCTCCTGGAACACTGTGTCGAACGCCAGGCTCGACTTGCCCGAACCCGAGACCCCGGTCACCACCACTATGGAATCGCGCGGGATGTTCAGGTTCACATGCTGCAAATTGTGTTCGTGGGCGTCACGGATATCAATGGACTTCGTCATGCCGTAAATATAGTGAACATTTGAACATATTTCAAGTATCCAACTCCTCTACAACTTCAAATCATTGACGAAAAAAACGAAATAAAGTATATTTGGGTCTCCCAATGGGGATATAGCTCAGTTGGTAGAGCGACAGGTTCGCAATCTGTAGGTCATGGGTTCGACTCCCACTATCTCCACGCAAAAAGCCGGCACAATGTGTCGGCTTTTTGGCTTTTAAAGTTCGAATTTCACAC encodes:
- the uvrA gene encoding excinuclease ABC subunit UvrA, with the translated sequence MTKSIDIRDAHEHNLQHVNLNIPRDSIVVVTGVSGSGKSSLAFDTVFQEGQRRFVESLSAYARQFIGRMKHPDVESVRGISPTISIDQKTVNRNPRSTVGTVVEILDHYRLLFARLGVPHCPDCGRVIQAQTVDQIVDNLYAGDEGRQITVMAPIVQERKGEYRKELAELKEKGFVRARVDGVIYRLEEVPALVRYEKHTIEAVIDRLTLERKNMSRLREALEGALKLTDGKLVSFLFAAEASSGKKAAEEYRLQGTELACPKCGISIPELEPRFFSFNDPKGRCPVCMGLGESCKFDLDLVIPDKSKSIKQGCFATQKKDDGNIIFSDFGWRNFRTIANEMHCSLDTPWNKLTEKQRHAFLYGTPSESETGVMTVMQGLWDMWHIFHFRKYMQIGVCPECHGTRVNRIANAVTFHGVNLTEMTSWSVEKSVEFFNNLKLSDREQRIGKEIFKEIRGRLSFLQTVGLGYLNISRKSSTLSGGEAQRIRLASAVGAGLQGVLYVMDEPSIGLHPRDNDKLLEMLEHLRAQGNSLIIVEHDEDTMRHADYVVDVGPGAGVEGGRVIAAGTVEELEKNKSSLTGAYLSGRKAIEVPQKRMKIDKNTPKLKICGACENNLKNIDVEIPLGGAFTVVTGVSGSGKSTLVNQILRRELARVFYNSEEPVGKFDHLEGLENIDKVIEIDQTPIGRTPRSNPATYTKIWDDIRDLFGNLPESKIRGYTKSRFSFNVKGGRCDACEGAGVKVVDMHILPSVQVTCDVCDGKRFNDATREIYFKGKNISEILDLSISEASEFFKDQPKIAEPLKLLEEVGLGYLRLGQPSTTLSGGEAQRVKIASELRRPGTGKTLYLLDEPTTGLHFEDIRKLLDCLNRLRSLGNSVVVIEHNLDVIKCADWIIDLGPDAGEHGGRVIAKGTPEQIARCKKSETGRYLLPVLAKKHGENKQFNRSLKAGEGYSLDIEVHGARKHNLKNIDVTIPRHKLTVITGVSGSGKSSLAFHTLFSEGQRRFVETLSTYARRFLGRPDHGSIDSITGLAPAIAIDQKSASKSPRSTVATLTEIYDYFRILWARVGTPHCLHCGKPVASYSAGDLMQYAFDRDNEKMITILTPIELKDVLKTSQVLVDKGYRKAYLGGKMVDLPLPKLPTREKQVLAVADQVVVREANRARLVEAFERGYRDGNGILYVEDEAGKRLACSEKPGCAKCGWYMDSALNPRYFSFNTHWGACETCLGLGHFKDGKVCPDCHGERLKPEFLAVRICGKNIMDVNHMSIDEARDWFASVDFSKDDGMVQSAESKKTIAEPLLREIIGRLDFLKSVGLGYIGLDRAGDTLSGGESQRIRLASQIGSGLEGVMYVLDEPTVGLHESDTAKLLDSLYRLRDLGNTLVVVEHDMNMMRAADHIIDMGPAAGEFGGEVVAEGSPTQLSKPYALQQFPRSETVKYLTHSIPLANETSPKSITDNTEFYEFKGLVKNNLKNLSVKFPKGAVSVVCGVSGSGKSSMVMDEVFPALKKKFQARGRKKQSGEVLYVDQSPISGTPRSTPASYTGVFDDIRRLFAKLPQSKVKGFDYGRFSYNLARGRCEACEGRGAVAVEMHFLSDIWEPCEVCGGKRYNQETLTVAFKGKNIADVLDMRIAEACEFFKDQPKILPKLEILRDVGLGYLRLGQPVTTMSGGENQRLKLAAELAKRSHGEMVYLLDEPTTGLHLKDIQMLWNLLRRLSARGDTVIVIEHHPDIIRLADWKVELGPVGGSKGGYLLNMGKNDP